The following is a genomic window from Candidatus Gorgyraea atricola.
TGATAAGCGGTCAATTGATAAATGGTTGTCTTCCAATCTGATCGAGGCCAAAGCAAAGGTAAAATAAACAGGGATCTGCTATGAATAAGAATCTCCTGGCTATTACAAAACAGGTAGTAGGTCTATATGTAAGTAATGATACTGTAGATCTCGTTGTGCTTAAGGGGACCTTAAAAGGTCCAAAACTTGTTAAGTTTGGCCAGACAGCTATATATCCAAAGAAACAAGAAGCTCAGGCAGCAGTGGTCGAGTCTCAGGATGATGCTGCGCCTTTGGCAAGCAAGCTCTCCCAGCAAAAGACGGAAGAAAAAACCAGGGATGACTATGTAGTCGAGGCTATACAAAGAGTTTTCAGGGACAACAATGTCAAGCCAGGTAATGTAGTCACTGCTATTTCGAGCGAAGAAACAATGGTGCGCTATTTTCAAATGCCGAAGATACCAAAACAGGAATGGTCATCAGCAATAAATTTTGAGGCAAAGCGCTATATCCCTTTCCGCATGGAGGATGTGGCTTCAGATTTTCAGGTGATAAAAGGGTCGTCTTCCGATAGCAGTATGGATGTTGTATTTGCCGCAGTGAAGCAAAAGGCAATAGCAGACTTTGTAAGCCTGATCGAACGCGCAGGCGTGAAACCTGTTATTGTAGAACCATCGCCTTTTAGTCTTATAAGGGCCTTTAATGCAGCTGAACAGATAAGCAATAAGGTAAATACCGCAATCGTCAATATAACTACGAATTCAGCAAATATAACCATACTTAGAAACGGAGTCCCATATATAATTAGAGATATTCCTCTTGACGAGAGCGCCCCGGGCGATGGCTCGCTTGATCCTGTATTTGAAAAGCTCCTTTCTGAGATAAGGTTGTCATTTGATTTTTATGAGAAGCAATTTCCATCAGAGGTGATCGACAAGATAATCATCTATAGCCAATTACCCATTGAGAACTGGCATGAATTAGTAGGCAAGGAACTGCAGATACCTGTAGAGGTTGGTGATCCGCTGAGGGGGGTAAGGGTTAAAAAAGATATAGTGCCTCCTAAACTCGCTATTGCCTTTGGCCTTGCGCTCAGAGGTCTTTCAGAAACTTTTATAGGAGTGAATCTATGTAAAGAAAGGCTGCTTGTTTATAAGCATAAAGAGATATTCTTAAGGACCGCATTTCTCGAGGCGTCTGCTGCAATATTGTTGCTGATAATATTAAGGGTGATATGCATGAAGATGATAGCCCCGCTTCCAAAGGAGCTCGATCGTACTTTATCTGAAAGGCCAAAGGTCGAGGTCAATATAAAGGATAGTTCTATAGATACTTTAGAGAGAATGAAGAATGAGATGGAGGCAAAGAGGCATTTGATGGAGAATATCATCTTGAGCAGGACATATTTTACGGATAGATTAGTAGAATTAGCAGAGTTGATACCCAAGGACGTATGGCTTACTGAGATAGATTTTGAAGAGAAGATAGATAAAAAGAATGTGTCTAAGATTTCCAGAAGGCTCAGTCTCAGAGGCTACTGCATAATCGGCGAGAATAAAAATGAGGCAGATACTGTCAATAATTTTTTGATAGATTTAAAACAGAGTACTGCCATACAGAATGGTATGACGAGGGCGGATATCGTGTCTGTTGAGAAGACAGAGATACGAGGAGAAGGGGCAGCGAGTTTCGAGATATTATTCATTGGCCCGTGATATTATGAAAAAACCTGCGACCAAAAAAATAAGCAAGACCCTTATACTGACTGCAGTAGTAGTTGTCGTCACGCTGTTTATCGGTATAGTATTTATTTTTATACCGTTTTTAAGTAAAAGCAGGTCCTTTAGGGCTGATATATTGCAGGAAAGGGACAGAAATATTCTTATTGGCACAGTGAGGGCGCTTGACAAGCACCTGAAGGTTTACGAAAAAAGGCTGCCAGAAGGAAGGGGTGTTTCATGGCTTTTGAGCCAGATCTCTGATATGGCGGCAGAAGAAGGCATAGATATGGCTTCTATAAAACCAGGTACGCCAGAGAAAAGAGGCCTATACACTAAATTATATGTAGAAATGGATATTACCTCTACGTATCATCAGCTTGGCAGGTTTATATCTAAGGTTGAATCGTCAGAGAAATTCTTAAGAGTCGAACGTATCAATACAAAGAGGCTTGACGAGAATGCGGATTTTGAGGCAGGCGATTCAAAGGTCAAGGCCTTTGACACGAAGTCACACATTGTGATCAGCATGGTAGTTTTAAAGGAATAAAATGGCTGAGATGAATCTGAAAAAACAACAGATAGAATATATAGGCGTAGGCGCTCTTGTGCTTGTGGCGCTTTTAATCGGCCTTACAAGGTTTAAGAAGGGCGACAACAATGACGAGGTTTTTTCCAGAAAGGAATTTAATGAGAAGTGGGCCGAGGTAGAGGTATTAGAGGCAAAGGTTCCGGAAGAGGAAAGCGGCGTGGCTTATTTAGCTGGAACAGGAAGGGTGCCGTTCAAGAGTCCATTGGAGGAAGAGGCAGTAAGCGTGGAAGATGAAAGCGCGATTCTTCCTGAGATGAAGTTTCAGGGCATGGTGTGGAGCAGCATAAGGCCGCAGGCTATAATAGATGATAAACTTTATGATGTGGATGATGTAATAGAGGTAGGTCTGGGAGAGACCAAATCTCAAGTTAAAATTAAAGATATTACCAGGACTGGAATACGTTTAAGGTTTAAGGGTAAAGATTTTATTGTTAGGCCCAAATAACAAAGGAGGTCATTATGAAGATAGTAAGACTTATCATCGCCATTATATTTAGTATTTTTATGTCATCATCTTCGATTGCTGCGAAAGTAGGGGCAAGTCCTGGAAACCTGATTTCCATGGATTTTCAGGATGCAAATCTAAAGACTGTCCTTAAGTTATTTTCACAACAATCAGGACTTAATTTTGTCGCAGGCCAGAATATAAAGGCCAGGACAGTCACGATTTATTTTGATGGTGTCACAGTGGAAGATGCCTTGAATCATATTATGAGCGCAAATAACCTTGTCTATGAACAAGAGCCTGGCAGTAATATATTTATAGTCAAGGAATCCGTGAAACCAAAGGTCGAGACATTGACTAAGATATACGAGTTAAAGTATGCGCAGTTAGCACCTCCTCCGACAGAAGCAGGGGAATCAAAACAGGACGCGGAGATAGTTAAAGTTATAGAGGACATTCTGAGTAAAGATGGCAAGGTTATAGCTGATAAAAGATCCAACAGCCTTATTATAAAGGAGATGCCGAGCCAGTTTGCTATTATTGAGGATGTGCTGGCAAGGCTTGATGTAAGGACATCTCAGGTCATGATAGAGGTGGAGATAATAGAGACTACAACAACTGTTGCTGATAGATTGGGCATACAATGGTCAGGTACGTTTGGTGCATACGCAGGTCCTGCGTTGACTACCAGGTGGCCTTTAAAGGGAGCGCTTGTAGATAAGGATCTTATCACAGGAACTGGCGGCACCATGACTTTCGCTAGTACTACTGCTACGATGAGGGCTATATTGAGCGATACAGATTCCAGAGTTTTGGCAAGACCCAAAATACTTACATTGAATAATGAAACAGCATTGATAGAACTTACTGCTCAGACAGCTGTTGCCAGTATGACGAGTACTACAGATACTGGCTCTACGTCAACCACATCCACTCAGGCAGAGAGGATAGATACAGGCATAACATTAGAGGTCACACCACAGATAAATAAAGGTGGTTATATCACTATGCATATAGAGCCCACTGTTATAGTGCCAGTATTGTCAACGTATTTCACGACAGAAGGCAGCAAATTTGTAGATCCACAGAAAAGAAGCGCGAAGACTACGGTTATGGTCAGGGATGGCGAGACCATTATTATAGGAGGCTTGATATCCAGGGAAGATAGCTATGGAAAGACCAAGATCCCGTTTCTTGGGGATCTACCTTTAATAGGAGCTGCATTTCGTTATAAATCCAAGGATGAATTAGATAAAGAACTCTTGATATTTATCACACCTCATGTAGCGGATGACAGCGCATATAAGCTGGCAAATATCTCTGAGCGCGAACAGGAAAAACCAAAGGCTGTGAGAGAAAAAGAGATAAAGACGATATTAGATCTATTAGGGGAAGAAAAATAGAATGAGAAAGTCCAAGGATAAGTTGGGGCAAATATTACTTAACGAGAAGATCGTAACCGAGGAGCAGCTTAGAAAGGCCGTCGAGGTACAAAGGAAGGAAGGCGCAAAACTCGGTGACGTTCTGGTAAATCTTGGGCTTGTATCTGAAAAAGATATTGTGGTTGCGCTGGCAAAACAGTTAGCTATACCTTACGCGTCTTACTCTAAGGGACTCCTCAAGCCTACGGAAGGCCAGGATCTTGAAAAAGTAATACCTGAAGAATATGCCCGCAGGCACATGCTTCTGCCTATTTCAAAACACCTGGATTCTCTTACCATTGCTTTTGTTGATCCTTTGGATTTAATTGCAATAGACAATCTCAGACACATGACAGGATGCGAAATAAATCCTATTATAGCGACAAAATCCGATCTTCAGAGGGCCATCGACGAATTTTACGGAAGAGAGGACTTGCTTAAGGACGCAATAAGCGGTTCGTATGACCTCGAGGAATTTAAGACAGAAAAAATAAAAGAAGAAGATAATCTCAGCCTTGATGATTTGATCGCGCGCGCAGAAGAGGCGCCAGTGGTCAAGCTGGTCGATCTATTGCTTATGCAGGCCATAAAAGACAGGGTGAGTGATATACATATAGAGCCGTTTATGAACAAGATAAATATAAGATACAGGATCGACGGCGTGCTTTATGAAATACCGCCTCCGGCAAAACATCTTATTTCTGCCATTGTTTCAAGGGTAAAGATACTGGCTAATCTTGATATAGCAGAGAGGCGGCTTCCTCAGGACGGGGCGTTTTTAGTAAAGGTAGAGAACAAGGGCATTGATATACGTGTTTCAACAGTACCTGCTATCTACGGCGAAAAGGTCGTTATGAGGATACTGGATAAGTCAGCGACTCCTTTGGATTTAAATCGCCTTGGCTTTGAGCCAAAGGCGCTTGAGAATTTTAAAAAGGCTATAAAGAGTCCGCATGGTTTGATCCTGGTGACAGGTCCGACAGGAAGCGGAAAGACCACCACACTTTATGCTGCCTTAAATGAGATCAAGAGTCCGCGTCAGAATATTTCTACGGTCGAGGATCCTGTGGAATATAAGATCGAGGGTATAAATCAGGTCCAGATAAAACCTTCTATAGGTCTGACATTCGCTGCTGCGCTCAGGGCATTTTTAAGGCAGGACCCTGATGTTATAATGGTAGGAGAGGTGAGAGATCTTGAGACTGCTCAGATATGCATACGGGCATCACTTACAGGACATCTTGTTTTAAGCACGCTCCATACCAATGATGCGCCTAGCGCTATATCAAGGCTAATAGATATAGGTATCGAACCTTACTTGATAAGCTCTTCTTTGCTTGTTGTAGGCGCGCAAAGACTAGTGAGAAAATTGTGCCCTGAATGCAAGGAGGCGTATGAAACTCCGCCCAATCTAATAAGAGACTTTAAGCTAAAACAGGAACTTTTATATAAGCCAAAGGGTTGTGCTGCGTGTAGTCACACAGGTTACAGGGGAAGGATAGCTATTTATGAGGTAATATTACTCAATGATAGACTAAAGGAATTAGTTTCAAAGGGCGCAGGCCTGGGCGAACTTAAGAAGGTAGTCAGGGAGATGGGCATAAGATCTCTTGTAGATAGCGGTATTGAAAAAGTAGAAGCCGGAGTTACCAGTATAGAGGAAGTATTGAGTATAGCAATGGTGGCAGGGGGAGAATAAGGAGCGCAAGATATGCCGTTTTTCAAGTATGTAGCGCGGGATAAAACTGGGAAGTTGACAGAGGAGACTATAGAGGCTGCTTCTGAAGCAGCACTCTTGAATTCATTACAGGCAAGAGGGCTTTTTGTTGTTTCTATTGGCTCAGCTGCACAAGTAAAGCATGTAAAAAAGATGAAAAGGCGTTATCATCGCGGGGTCAAGACAGCTGATCTCATAATGTTCTCTAAGGAGCTGGCCACGCTTTTAAGTGCAGGAGTGACTCTTATAAAGAGCCTGGATATATTATGCAAGCAGATAGAGTCGCAGCTTTTGCTGAGGGCCGTGGAAACTATAAAAAAGGATGTTGAAGGAGGTTATACATTTCAGAATGCATTAAGGAAGCACAACAAGATCTTTTCTGAGTTTTGGATCCATCTTGTTGAGACAGGAGAGGCCAGCGGTCATTTGCCTGTCAGCCTTGAACAGCTCGCAGGATACCTGGAAGAGAGCGCGTCGCTAAAAAGAAAGATCACATCGGCCATGATCTATCCAATAATACTTATTTGTGTTGCAGTTGGCGCTATAGCGATATTTTTACTCAAGATCATCCCTATATTTTCTGAGATATTCAAGGGGTTTAACGTTGAGTTACCTTTACTTACTCAAATGGTGATCATGGCGAGCAATATTGCGAGAAAGTATTTTTTAATCGTCGCTGGGATGGTGGTGGCACTATTTTTTATTCTCAAGAAATATGTATCTACAAAAGCAGGGAGATGGCAGTTTGACAGTATTAAGCTAAAATTGCCTTTGATAGGACCGTTAATACAAGAGATAGCAACGGAGAGATTTGCAAGCGGCCTGGCAACTCTTCTTAAGAGCGGGGTTCCTATATTGCATGCCCTTGAGATCGCTGAAAAGACAGCAGGTAATAAATTAATGGAACAAGCGCTTAGAGACGTAAAGACATCTGTAAGGGATGGTAAGGGCATGGCGCAGACCATGCAGGAGAGTGCCTTATTTTCTCCGCTTGTGGTTCAGATGATAGGTGTGGGGGAGGAGATAGGGGAGCTAGGCAAGATGCTGGACAGGATATCCGCATTCTATAAAGAACGGGTCAATACCTTTATTA
Proteins encoded in this region:
- the pilM gene encoding pilus assembly protein PilM, with the protein product MNKNLLAITKQVVGLYVSNDTVDLVVLKGTLKGPKLVKFGQTAIYPKKQEAQAAVVESQDDAAPLASKLSQQKTEEKTRDDYVVEAIQRVFRDNNVKPGNVVTAISSEETMVRYFQMPKIPKQEWSSAINFEAKRYIPFRMEDVASDFQVIKGSSSDSSMDVVFAAVKQKAIADFVSLIERAGVKPVIVEPSPFSLIRAFNAAEQISNKVNTAIVNITTNSANITILRNGVPYIIRDIPLDESAPGDGSLDPVFEKLLSEIRLSFDFYEKQFPSEVIDKIIIYSQLPIENWHELVGKELQIPVEVGDPLRGVRVKKDIVPPKLAIAFGLALRGLSETFIGVNLCKERLLVYKHKEIFLRTAFLEASAAILLLIILRVICMKMIAPLPKELDRTLSERPKVEVNIKDSSIDTLERMKNEMEAKRHLMENIILSRTYFTDRLVELAELIPKDVWLTEIDFEEKIDKKNVSKISRRLSLRGYCIIGENKNEADTVNNFLIDLKQSTAIQNGMTRADIVSVEKTEIRGEGAASFEILFIGP
- the pilO gene encoding type 4a pilus biogenesis protein PilO, with the translated sequence MKKPATKKISKTLILTAVVVVVTLFIGIVFIFIPFLSKSRSFRADILQERDRNILIGTVRALDKHLKVYEKRLPEGRGVSWLLSQISDMAAEEGIDMASIKPGTPEKRGLYTKLYVEMDITSTYHQLGRFISKVESSEKFLRVERINTKRLDENADFEAGDSKVKAFDTKSHIVISMVVLKE
- a CDS encoding secretin N-terminal domain-containing protein; this encodes MKIVRLIIAIIFSIFMSSSSIAAKVGASPGNLISMDFQDANLKTVLKLFSQQSGLNFVAGQNIKARTVTIYFDGVTVEDALNHIMSANNLVYEQEPGSNIFIVKESVKPKVETLTKIYELKYAQLAPPPTEAGESKQDAEIVKVIEDILSKDGKVIADKRSNSLIIKEMPSQFAIIEDVLARLDVRTSQVMIEVEIIETTTTVADRLGIQWSGTFGAYAGPALTTRWPLKGALVDKDLITGTGGTMTFASTTATMRAILSDTDSRVLARPKILTLNNETALIELTAQTAVASMTSTTDTGSTSTTSTQAERIDTGITLEVTPQINKGGYITMHIEPTVIVPVLSTYFTTEGSKFVDPQKRSAKTTVMVRDGETIIIGGLISREDSYGKTKIPFLGDLPLIGAAFRYKSKDELDKELLIFITPHVADDSAYKLANISEREQEKPKAVREKEIKTILDLLGEEK
- the gspE gene encoding type II secretion system ATPase GspE, whose amino-acid sequence is MRKSKDKLGQILLNEKIVTEEQLRKAVEVQRKEGAKLGDVLVNLGLVSEKDIVVALAKQLAIPYASYSKGLLKPTEGQDLEKVIPEEYARRHMLLPISKHLDSLTIAFVDPLDLIAIDNLRHMTGCEINPIIATKSDLQRAIDEFYGREDLLKDAISGSYDLEEFKTEKIKEEDNLSLDDLIARAEEAPVVKLVDLLLMQAIKDRVSDIHIEPFMNKINIRYRIDGVLYEIPPPAKHLISAIVSRVKILANLDIAERRLPQDGAFLVKVENKGIDIRVSTVPAIYGEKVVMRILDKSATPLDLNRLGFEPKALENFKKAIKSPHGLILVTGPTGSGKTTTLYAALNEIKSPRQNISTVEDPVEYKIEGINQVQIKPSIGLTFAAALRAFLRQDPDVIMVGEVRDLETAQICIRASLTGHLVLSTLHTNDAPSAISRLIDIGIEPYLISSSLLVVGAQRLVRKLCPECKEAYETPPNLIRDFKLKQELLYKPKGCAACSHTGYRGRIAIYEVILLNDRLKELVSKGAGLGELKKVVREMGIRSLVDSGIEKVEAGVTSIEEVLSIAMVAGGE
- a CDS encoding type II secretion system F family protein, with translation MPFFKYVARDKTGKLTEETIEAASEAALLNSLQARGLFVVSIGSAAQVKHVKKMKRRYHRGVKTADLIMFSKELATLLSAGVTLIKSLDILCKQIESQLLLRAVETIKKDVEGGYTFQNALRKHNKIFSEFWIHLVETGEASGHLPVSLEQLAGYLEESASLKRKITSAMIYPIILICVAVGAIAIFLLKIIPIFSEIFKGFNVELPLLTQMVIMASNIARKYFLIVAGMVVALFFILKKYVSTKAGRWQFDSIKLKLPLIGPLIQEIATERFASGLATLLKSGVPILHALEIAEKTAGNKLMEQALRDVKTSVRDGKGMAQTMQESALFSPLVVQMIGVGEEIGELGKMLDRISAFYKERVNTFITRLTTMFEPLVLVFMGIVVGVLVVAMFLPIFGISSAIKSSG